CAATATCAATTATGCTTTTATGGCCGCGCTGGTTTTATTTCCGGTATTTGGCTATTTAATCAAAACGGAGTGGAAAAATGGCAAATGGGTTGGCTTTGCCCTAATTGCTTTCATATTCGCACTAACTTTCCGTATTGCCGATAAATGGGATGTGTTTGCAATAGGCACGCACTTTTTATGGCATACTTTTGGGGCTGTAGCTTCTTTCTGTATGCTGAATTATATTTATTTGACTAACCTGAAAAAAGTCAGAACTTCATAAAATATTCATTCCTAAAAGGTGTAAATTGTTTATCTTAGTTAAATATATAACTGTTGAAATGAAAAAAATATTGATTTTATCTGCCTTCATATTGGGCCTGAACTTTGCATCAAATGCACAAAGTATTTTAAGTAAAGTTGGATCTGCTGCAGCGGCAAGCACGGGTTTCGATGTGTCAAGTTTAACCTCGGGCATTATTGGTAAACTTACCCCTTCCTTAAGTTTAACTCCGGCTCAAAAACCAAACGTAACTACAATTGTGAAAGATTTTCTGGTGCAGAAAGCAACAATTATGGCTACTCAAAAAACAGATCCTGCTGCTTATCAAAGCAAATTTGGTAAATTGTTTTCTGGATTGAAATCGAAACTGGGAACCGCTTTAACTGTTGCACAATTGGCAAAGTTTACTTCTTTAAAACCTGCAGCGCCTAGTGCAAGCAATGTACTTTCGCAGTTGTTTTATTAGGTATGAATTAAAGGTTGAGCGTACTGGCTAATTATTCCAGTAAGCTCAACCTTAATCTTATAATTTTGAATGCGCTTTGCTGTAATCTAATTTCTTTTGGTTGCCAATGGCATATTCAATACCGCCCCATAAATGGTTCTGAAATTTATCATCAGCCCAGCCTTCTTTAGTATGGCCCATACAAGTGTAGAAAGCTCTTCCGCCATCAAAATTGTGGTACCAGCTAAAAGGATGGAAATCGCCATTTTTACCACCAGTATACGATTTCTCGTCTAAGGTGATCAGCACTTTAATATCTGGATTGATATCCTTAAAGTTATATAGTTCATCCTTTCTCATCCATATCGAATCAGTAAGGAATTTAGTGGCTGGATGTTTTTTATCTTTAACAATAAATTTAGCTTCCTGAACAGCTGGATGACTGATGAAATAGGCGCCAGCCAATTTACCATACCAAGGCCAATCGTATTCAGTATCGGTTGCAGCATGTATGCCTACATAACCTCCGCCTGCCTGGATATATCTCTCGAAAGCTACCTGTTGTTTATTATCTAAAATATCGCCTGTTGTATTTAGAAAAATAACAGCGGCATATTTTTTAAGGTTATCTTCTGTAAACAGATCAGCATTTTCGGTGGTATCTACTTCAAAATGATGCGCTGTGCCTAATTTTTGGATAACTTCTTTTCCGGTTTCAATAGAGTTGTGCCTAAAACCTTTGGTTTTGGAAAAAACTAAAACCTTTGCCGATTTCTTAGCGGCAGTATAGCTTTGGAATAAAAAAACGGAGGCAATTAATAAACATAGGGACAGGTACTTTTTCATTTTTGTTAACTTGGTTAGTGATGGATATTGAGCTTTAAATTTAAGAAAGTTGTTTGATAATTTCTATACATCTTTCTTCAACCTGTCTGCAAACGGGGTTAAATAGGGCATTATCCCAATATGGGTCTGTAACTTCGTCGTTATCAAGAAAAAGTTTAACCTTTTTTCGTTCTTCCTCGCTTTTAGCAAGGTTTTTAACATCGGCTAAATTATTCCTGTCCATAACCAAAATCAGATCGTATTTAGCAAACATGGAGTGGTTAAATTGTTGTGCCCGCTGTTTGCTAATATCGTAACCAAGCGCTTTCGCTGCAGAAATACTCCTATGGTCGGGTGCTTTGCCGATATGCCAATTGCCTGTTCCTGCGGAAGCAATTTCCCAGTTTAAGTTTCGTTCATTTGCCAGATGGCGCATAATGCCTTCGGCCAGTGGCGAGCGGCAGATATTGCCCAGGCAGACCATTAAAATTTTCAATATTATTTAGATTTATATACAAAAACAAATGTATAAATAATTCCTCCTTGTGGTGGGGTAGAAGTGGTTTGGGTAAGTTTATCTCCACTTAATATGAATGGCGATTGTGGCGCATAAGATAAAAAAATCTGATCGCCATCTCTTCTCCAGGTTTTAATACTTGTATCAGGTTTCAAATCGCAAAGCGCACCATTGGAACCCGAAGTGTATGTGCCATCTTTAGAAAAAGAGATCATAGCGTTATTTATACAACTGCTTGGTCCCATCAGTTCTATATAGTTGGTGCTCGTTTTTTGGCCAATGGTCATTGCTGGGCTAACCGTAACCGATTCGATGCGCCAGTCTTTTTTTGTTAATGTTTTGTCGAGATCTTTTTTACAACCAAATGCCAAACAAACAGTTAAAATCAGTAGTAATTTTTTCATCGGTTTATAATTGTTTTTAGTTTATACCTCATAAACGAACCTCCTGGTTAATATGCTACACAGGCAAAAAAAATGCCCCAAGCTTGGTAACATTGGGGCATTTGATATTTTATCAGAAAGGCTTATCCATAGATATCGTTTAACATTTTCGCCAATCGAACACCACCTTTTAATAACTGCTCGTTAAGGGTGTCAACCCAGTCAAAATTATAACGGTAGCTTAATTTAGTATCAGGTTTGGTGTTTTCATAAATTTTATTGCAAATGCCGTACGATTCATAAATGCAATCTTTAAGGTCTGTGTTTTGCCAGTTATACAACTGAATTGCCGAAGGATGATTGATTGCCTTCGCATATTCTGTATAGCTTAACTGCTGGTATTCGATAAGCTGTTCATCCCAAACCCTGTGGATATTCGATTTTTCATTGAACCATAATACCGAAATGCGGTTACCGCCCAAATCATCCTTACGGGCAACATGCATAGGCTGGCACAAATCGCCTGCCAGGTGAACCAACACGCGTAGGGCTAGTTTTTTTTCGGTTGCAGTGCTGCTTGTTTTCTTTAAAATGGCAATTAAATCAGGGATTTTATTGTAAAGATTAGGTGTTTTTTCAGTGTCCAAAAATTGATATACACCATTTTTATCTAATCCTGCCGGAAGATTAACAAAATGCCAGTTGTACATATAGTTATAGGTAGAATCCGATTTAATAAAATCGCCCCAATTGGCCGACATGGCCAAAGTTTCATAACCTAAAATACTTTGAATAGCCTTGCGTGTTTTAGCCTTTAAATAACTATCGGCAATTTCTCCAACTACGCGATGACCAATTGTACCCCATGCATTTGCCTGAATAGGTAAATAGGCTAAAAAACCAATAGTTAAGGCAGAGGTTAATTTCTTTTTTATTGATGTTAAAATCATTTTATAATTCTTTTTGTATGCAGGTAATTTTTTCTTTAAGTGTCAGCTTAATTTCACGCTGATCGCTTAAACTTTCCAAAAATAACGAATCTGCAGATTTTTTTTTGATCAGGAAGTTCTTGTCGTACCTGCCGATGCGGTAACATCCCGATATTTTCTGTTTATAGTTAGCATGTGTAAAGGTGGCACCTATAAATAGGGTATCGCCTTTAACTACGTAAACACCTTTGGCATATTCTTTCCAAATACCATTGTTGTAGCAGGAATCTTCGTAAAAATTTACTTTGCTGTGGGTAACCATATCAATATAAACCGAATCGCAGGTAAATTTGAAATGGTGCTGTGTGTAGTTGCTCAGTTTATTGCTAAAAGCGATAGAATCTTCATTCCAAACGCCCTGCATAAAATCTTCGCCTTTACCTTGAATATTAGGTCGCGGACTACAAGCTACATGTAAGATAGATAATGTAAAAAGGATGATGTAGAAATTCTTTAAACCCGGGTGCAGCTTGTTCATTGTACTATTAATCGATGCTTTTAGGAAATTGATCGTGTGTTACAGTATTCTTTTTAATGGTATTGATAATCAGGATTAAAAAGCCGGCTGCAAAACAAAGACTGGCTATAAAGCTAATGACGCCAATTAAGGTATAATATTTAGAAACATCAGTATAAACCAAATGTCTATCTCCTAATAAAAAAGGCATTAAAACACTATAAAATAAGGTTGTTAGTAAAGCGATTCCTGAACCAATGGTCATTAAAATCGCCTCAACAGCAGATTTTTTTGATAAAAAATAACAGCAGGCACCAAATATGATAACTGGCGAAATGATAGATATCAAGTTGACTAATGTAGAGAGTAATGAATTCATTTTGCCTATGTTTTAATTAACCTGTGTTGTAAAGTCGGAGCGTCATGCTGAACTCGTTTCAGCATCTTTTAGTACTGGAAAGATCCTGATCCCGATTTATACCGGGATCAGGATGACTACCGTTTATGTAATTAGCTTATTTCAAGCTGCCTACCATATCTTCCGGGCGAACCCACTCATCAAACTGTTCGTTGGTTAATAATCCCAATTCTACAGCAGCTGCTTTTAAGGTTTTATTTTCTTTATGGGCTTTCTTTGCAATTTTGGCTGCATTTTCGTAACCCACATGCGGATTTAAAGCCGTAACCAACATCAAAGAATTTTGTAAATGTTTCTCAATTTCTGGCAAGTTAGCGGTGATTCCTTCAGCACATTTATCGGTGAAAGAAACGCAGGCATCGCCTATTAAACGGGCCGACTGTAAAACATTAGCGGCAATAAGGGGTTTAAATACGTTAAGTTCAAAATGACCTGACATTCCACCTACTGAAACCGCCACATCGTTACCAATTACCTGTGCGCAAACCATCGTTAGTGCCTCTGGTTGTGTAGGATTAACTTTTCCCGGCATAATAGAAGATCCAGGTTCGTTATCAGGAATCACAATTTCGCCAATGCCGCAACGTGGGCCAGAACTTAACATTCTTACATCGTTTGCTACTTTCATTAAAGCAACTGCAGTACGTTTTAAAGCGCCAGAAAGCTCTACCATTGCATCATGCGCTGCCAAGGCTTCGAATTTATTTGGAGCGGTAACAAATGGTAAACCGGTTAAATCGGCAATTTTTTTAGCGACTAAAACATCGTATCCTTTTGGGGTATTTAAACCTGTACCTACTGCGGTTCCGCCCAAAGCCAGCTCTGCAACCATTACCAAAGCATTTTTAATGGCTCTGATGCTGTTGTCAATCTGTTGTACATACCCCGAAAATTCCTGGCCTAAAGTAAGAGGCGTAGCATCCATAAAGTGGGTACGTCCGGTTTTGGTAATTCCAGCAAATTCCTCAACCTTTTTAGCCAAAGCGTTTCTTAAATGGGTTAAGCCAGGGATGGTATTTTCTACAGTAAGTTTATAGGCTGCAATGTGCATTGCAGTTGGGTAAGTATCGTTTGATGACTGTGATTTATTTACATCATCATTAGGGTGAAGTACTTTTTTATCGTCAGCTAATGAACCACCGTTAATCACATGAGCACGATTTGCGATTACTTCGTTACCATTCATGTTGCTTTGTGTACCAGAACCAGTTTGCCAGATTACCAAAGGGAATTGATCATCTAACTGTCCTGCAATAATTTCATCACAAGCTTTAGCAATTAAATCGGCTTTTTCTGCTGATAATACGCCCAGTTCGGTATTAGCAAGGGCAGCCGCTTTTTTCAGATATCCAAAAGCATGGATAATTTCTTTTGGCATCGAACCTTCCGGCCCGATTTTGAAGTTATTGCGTGAGCGTTCGGTTTGTGCACCCCAGTATTTGTCGGCTGGTACCTGCACCTCGCCCATGGTATCGTGTTCTATTCTGAAACTCATTATATTTTTGATTTTTGTTGTCGCAAATTTAGGTTTTTTGCCTTTTAAAGCGTTGGATTTATGTAAGATATTTAATGGATAACAAAATATATCACCGAAATGTCTCTATTCCTTTTTATTCTTCATCATTAATGTACAAACTTTTATCCTGGTTAGCCGCTTCTACCAATGGAATCATATTCATACCTTTACCGCAAATATGCAGGGATTAGTTATTAAATCTACAGGGAGCTGGTATAGTGTTTTGGCCGATAATGGCGAACGCTATGATTGCCGGATTGTAGGGAAATTTAGGATTAAAGGACTTAAAACCACCAATCCGATTGCGGTTGGCGACAGGGTGAAATTTGATCTGGAACGGGATAGCAACCAGGGTTTGATACACGAAATGCTGCCCCGTAAAAACTATATCATCCGCAAATCAATCAACCTGAGCAAGCAGGCGCAAATATTAGCTGCTAATTTGGATATGGCCATGTTGGTGGTTACACTTGCTTCGCCCCGTACTTCTTTGGGTTTTATCGATCGTTTTTTGGTTACCGCCGAAGCTTATGATGTGCCCGCTATATTGGTATTTAATAAACTCGATCTTTTTAGTAAAGAGGGATTAGAAATTCTCCAGGAGTTTAAAGATATTTACGAAAATATCGGCTATGCCTGTTACGAAGTTTCTGCTTTAAAGGGTATTAACATTCCTATTATTCAGGAGTTGATTACTGATAAGATTACCTTAATTTCTGGACATTCGGGAGTAGGGAAATCAAGTTTGATCAATGCTTTAATGCCCGATCGTGATTTAAGAACAGGAGAGGTATCAGATTGGAGCGATAAAGGACAACATACCACCACTTTTGCCGAAATGTTTGAATTACCACAAGGCGGGTTTATTGTAGATTCTCCGGGTATCAGAGAACTTGGTGTAATAGACATCGAAAAAGAAGAATTAGGCCATTTTTTTAGAGAAATCTTTAAAACTTCGCACAATTGCCGCTTTAATAACTGCAGGCATATTAACGAACCAGGCTGTGCCGTTATTGAAGCCGTAAATGAAGGTGAAATTGCGGTTTCAAGATATGAAAGTTACCTGAGCATTTACCACGGAAACGATACGCGACATTAGCCTCCAGCCCCTGAAAGGCGCTGAAAAGTTGAATAAATTAATAACTATTACTAAATATATGGAGATTCCCCTTTAGGGGATTTAGGGGCTATGAAATTCAAATTAGGAGATTTTGTGCGTTTTGTTGATGAAAAACGTGAAGGTTATGTAACCAAAATTATCGATACGCAAACTTTAGGGGTTACCGATGAAGATGGTTTTGAGATACCTGTTGCGGTGAGTAATTTAACTTCTGTACATGGGCATGGTGTGGTAGCTGAAGAATTAGATGCGCCAAAACCCATCCAGGTAAATGTCCCCAGCATTAACAAAATCGAAAATGGTATTTATATAGCTGTGGCTACCGATGATAAGGCTGGTAATGTAGTGCATTTTCATCTGCAGAACCATTCTCCAAATATTTTACTCGTAAGCTTAATCACCGAGCGTAAAGAAAAATATGCGGGTGCTTTTCATGGGGTAATTGAATCTTATGGCTCCACTTTAGTTTATTCTGCTTCCTTGGCCGATCTTGATCTTTGGCCAGAATTTAATTTTCAGGTTTTAGTGTTTAGCAAAGCTGATGTGAAACAAATCGATCCATTGGTAATCCGTAAAAAGTTTAGGGCAAAAGATTTTAGTACAGAGCAAAAGGAGTTACCTCAATTAAAAAACAAAGGTTGGTTGATCCGTTTGGATGATCTTGTTCCGGTTACCATCGATCCACAGAAGTTGAAGGAAAGTTTTTTCAAATCAACTGAAGAGAAAAAAACGGTAGCAGCCCCTCAAAAAGAAATCGATCTGCACATCGAGAAACTAAGAGACGACCATCATTTTTTAGAAGCTGATGAAATGTTACAGATACAGATCAATCATTTTCAAACTGCAATGGATGCAGCAGTTGTACATCATTTCGATAAAATCGTTTTTATCCATGGTTCGGGCAACGGTACCTTAAGAGATAAAATTCATAAATTAATTAGCAAAAATCCTCATGTAAAAACATATATGGATGCCAGGAAAGAAAAATTTGGTTATGGGGCTACAGAAGTGGTTTTTAAGTAACGGAGAAGAGTATTTCTTATGCGACCCGTCATTCTGAACTTGTTTCAGAATCTACCCAATGGATTAAACATTCTTCACCATTTTCAGAACGACAAGAAGATCAAGGTACGCTTTTTGCAACAATGTAATTTCTTTTTATAAAAGATTAAAACTAGCTTTGCCGCAATTAATGAAACACCTGGTTACCATATCGCTTGTATTTTTTAGCTTAACACATTTGGCAAAAGCCGAACGTGTTGAAGGGCTAAGGATATTAAACGAATATTGCAATGAGCATAATATTAGCGTTAATGCAAGCGGCAAAACCTCGGTTCAACTAAACGAAGACCGTAACCCTTATTTATTATCATACACCACTTTAGCTTTAATCGGAACCCAGACCCCATTAAAAGTTGCAAAATATGTGAGTGTAAACCAGGTGATTGCTGATTTAACAATCAGGAAAAAACCGAAGAACAACAGCCCCTAAATTTTTTCGGAAAGATCTTTTTAGAAGATTTTACGCCCCATTTATATCAACAACTGCCAAACTGACTTAAGAAAGACAATGGCTTGGTTGTTGTAACACACCATTTTTCAATAATAAATACGATTTAAAATATTATAATGTTAGGATTTTTAGCGAAGATTTTCGGAAGTAAATCAGAAAGAGATATAAAGGCTATTCAGCCATTGGTTGTTAAAATTAACGAACACTACAGTAAACTGTCTGCGCTTAGCAACGACGAGTTACGTGGTAAGACCACAGAATTTAAAGACAAGATTTCTAGTTTTTTAACCGCTATTGACGAGAAAATTTCGGCACTAAAGGCTGAAGCAGAGAGCGAAGATTTAGATCTTCACCAAAAAACAGCAATTTATGATCAGGTTGATGCCTTAGGTAAAGAGCGCGACACAGAGTTAGAGAAAGTACTTTTGGAAATCCTTCCGGAAGCATTTGCTGTAATTAAAGAAACTTCACGCCGTTTAAGCGAAAACGATTATTTAGAGGTTACCGCAACCCAGTTTGATAGAGATTACGCGGCAAGAAAAAACAATGTTAAAATTGTTGGCGATAAGGCGCAATGGGCTAATAAATGGGATGCTGCCGGAACAGAAGTGGCCTGGAACATGGTACACTATGATGTACAGTTAATTGGTGGTATTGTATTACACAGCGGTAAAATTGCCGAAATGGCTACCGGTGAGGGTAAAACCCTGGTAAGTACATTGCCGGCTTATTTAAATGCGTTGGCCGGACAGGGTGTACATATCGTAACGGTGAATGATTATCTGGCTCGTCGTGATAGTGAGTGGAATGGACCATTATTCGAGTTTCACGGCTTAACTGTTGATTGTATTGATAAACATGAGCCGAACTCTGAAGAAAGAAGAAAAGCTTATGCCGCAGATATTACTTACGGAACCAATAATGAGTTCGGGTTTGATTACCTGCGTGACAATATGTCGCAGACGCCTGATCAATTGGTACAGCGCAAGCTGCATTTTGCAATGGTGGATGAGGTCGATTCGGTTTTGATTGATGATGCCCGTACGCCTTTAATTATTTCTGGACCGATTCCACGCGGAGATGAACATGAGTTTTATGAATTAAAACCACGTATCGAACGTTTAGTGAATGCACAGAAAGCTTATGTAACACAAGCATTAAACGAAGCGAAAAAATTAATCAACGCAGGCAACAGCGGAACCGAAGAAGGTGAAGGCGGTTTAGCTTTATTACGTGCATACCGTGGTTTGCCAAAAAACAAAGCTTTAATTAAATTTTTAAGTGAAAGCGGTGTGCGTGGTCTGTTGTTGAAAACAGAAAACCACTATATGGCAGATCA
The nucleotide sequence above comes from Pedobacter riviphilus. Encoded proteins:
- a CDS encoding ThuA domain-containing protein, producing the protein MKKYLSLCLLIASVFLFQSYTAAKKSAKVLVFSKTKGFRHNSIETGKEVIQKLGTAHHFEVDTTENADLFTEDNLKKYAAVIFLNTTGDILDNKQQVAFERYIQAGGGYVGIHAATDTEYDWPWYGKLAGAYFISHPAVQEAKFIVKDKKHPATKFLTDSIWMRKDELYNFKDINPDIKVLITLDEKSYTGGKNGDFHPFSWYHNFDGGRAFYTCMGHTKEGWADDKFQNHLWGGIEYAIGNQKKLDYSKAHSKL
- a CDS encoding low molecular weight protein-tyrosine-phosphatase — encoded protein: MKILMVCLGNICRSPLAEGIMRHLANERNLNWEIASAGTGNWHIGKAPDHRSISAAKALGYDISKQRAQQFNHSMFAKYDLILVMDRNNLADVKNLAKSEEERKKVKLFLDNDEVTDPYWDNALFNPVCRQVEERCIEIIKQLS
- a CDS encoding S1/P1 nuclease, which translates into the protein MILTSIKKKLTSALTIGFLAYLPIQANAWGTIGHRVVGEIADSYLKAKTRKAIQSILGYETLAMSANWGDFIKSDSTYNYMYNWHFVNLPAGLDKNGVYQFLDTEKTPNLYNKIPDLIAILKKTSSTATEKKLALRVLVHLAGDLCQPMHVARKDDLGGNRISVLWFNEKSNIHRVWDEQLIEYQQLSYTEYAKAINHPSAIQLYNWQNTDLKDCIYESYGICNKIYENTKPDTKLSYRYNFDWVDTLNEQLLKGGVRLAKMLNDIYG
- a CDS encoding fumarate hydratase, producing the protein MNKLHPGLKNFYIILFTLSILHVACSPRPNIQGKGEDFMQGVWNEDSIAFSNKLSNYTQHHFKFTCDSVYIDMVTHSKVNFYEDSCYNNGIWKEYAKGVYVVKGDTLFIGATFTHANYKQKISGCYRIGRYDKNFLIKKKSADSLFLESLSDQREIKLTLKEKITCIQKEL
- the fumC gene encoding class II fumarate hydratase, coding for MSFRIEHDTMGEVQVPADKYWGAQTERSRNNFKIGPEGSMPKEIIHAFGYLKKAAALANTELGVLSAEKADLIAKACDEIIAGQLDDQFPLVIWQTGSGTQSNMNGNEVIANRAHVINGGSLADDKKVLHPNDDVNKSQSSNDTYPTAMHIAAYKLTVENTIPGLTHLRNALAKKVEEFAGITKTGRTHFMDATPLTLGQEFSGYVQQIDNSIRAIKNALVMVAELALGGTAVGTGLNTPKGYDVLVAKKIADLTGLPFVTAPNKFEALAAHDAMVELSGALKRTAVALMKVANDVRMLSSGPRCGIGEIVIPDNEPGSSIMPGKVNPTQPEALTMVCAQVIGNDVAVSVGGMSGHFELNVFKPLIAANVLQSARLIGDACVSFTDKCAEGITANLPEIEKHLQNSLMLVTALNPHVGYENAAKIAKKAHKENKTLKAAAVELGLLTNEQFDEWVRPEDMVGSLK
- the rsgA gene encoding ribosome small subunit-dependent GTPase A, whose translation is MQGLVIKSTGSWYSVLADNGERYDCRIVGKFRIKGLKTTNPIAVGDRVKFDLERDSNQGLIHEMLPRKNYIIRKSINLSKQAQILAANLDMAMLVVTLASPRTSLGFIDRFLVTAEAYDVPAILVFNKLDLFSKEGLEILQEFKDIYENIGYACYEVSALKGINIPIIQELITDKITLISGHSGVGKSSLINALMPDRDLRTGEVSDWSDKGQHTTTFAEMFELPQGGFIVDSPGIRELGVIDIEKEELGHFFREIFKTSHNCRFNNCRHINEPGCAVIEAVNEGEIAVSRYESYLSIYHGNDTRH
- a CDS encoding Smr/MutS family protein — protein: MKFKLGDFVRFVDEKREGYVTKIIDTQTLGVTDEDGFEIPVAVSNLTSVHGHGVVAEELDAPKPIQVNVPSINKIENGIYIAVATDDKAGNVVHFHLQNHSPNILLVSLITERKEKYAGAFHGVIESYGSTLVYSASLADLDLWPEFNFQVLVFSKADVKQIDPLVIRKKFRAKDFSTEQKELPQLKNKGWLIRLDDLVPVTIDPQKLKESFFKSTEEKKTVAAPQKEIDLHIEKLRDDHHFLEADEMLQIQINHFQTAMDAAVVHHFDKIVFIHGSGNGTLRDKIHKLISKNPHVKTYMDARKEKFGYGATEVVFK